A window of the Gorilla gorilla gorilla isolate KB3781 chromosome 8, NHGRI_mGorGor1-v2.1_pri, whole genome shotgun sequence genome harbors these coding sequences:
- the LOC109028453 gene encoding guanine nucleotide-binding protein G(I)/G(S)/G(O) subunit gamma-10-like, whose product MSSRASKSALQRLVEQLKLQVGVERIKVSQAAAELQQYCMQNAWKDALLVSVPAGSNPLLESRSCALP is encoded by the coding sequence ATGTCTTCCAGGGCCAGCAAGAGTGCCCTGCAGCGCCTGGTGGAGCAGCTCAAGCTGCAGGTCGGCGTGGAGAGGATCAAGGTCTCTCAGGCAGCTGCAGAGCTGCAACAGTACTGCATGCAGAATGCCTGGAAGGATGCCCTGCTGGTCAGTGTTCCAGCAGGAAGTAACCCCCTCCTGGAGTCCAGATCCTGTGCTTTACCCTGA